The genomic interval GCCTTGCCGAGGGAATTGCTGCAACCACCAGCCAGATGGCAAGATCACTGATAATTTCAGGATCAAAATTCCGCTGTTTCGCTAGGGACCGAGATAACGTAACACCAATTAACACCGCCGAAGCGATCAGAAAACCATACCAGCGAACCAGGATTGGGCCCCATTCAAACAAAATCGGACCAGGAGACGCGAATTGAACCGCCAGGGGTAAATCACCAAGAAACAGCATGGGCAAATTAGAATGAGCAAATCAAAACATGACAACGCCACAAGTACAAGCGCTCTATATTATCAGTGGTTGATCTATAGTGACCATACCACGACAGTTTGAACGAATCGTGAATCAACAAAGGACAAGCGAACGTGTTGATTGGTTAATGGGTAATGGGTGTATCTGCAATGACCCATTGCCCTTTATCACCCACTCCATACTCCTTAAAGTTTAGACTTACGTAAACCCTGCGGGTTTGAACCAGGTATCAAGCATCGCGATCAGCAGAGTAGCTTAAACCTCCGAAGTTCTGGTTAAGACACGTAAGCCCAAAAAGTTTGCAAATAAATTTCTCTAAACTCTGAGAACAGGTTAGGGTTGGGAATCCTAAAAATAAGTCCGCAGGTAATTGGTTGCTTTCACCCCACTGCGATCGCCCAAGAATAAGAGGCTTATGATTCAGGTTCCCCTTCCTTCGGTTGGTTCATCCCCAGCAGGGCATAAACACACTGAACTGGTGCATTCAGATTACCCGCCGTTTCACTTGGCACCGCTTAGCCAAACCGTTCTTCAAATACCCGATCCCTCCTTTCTGAACCATCCCACCGCTGCTTCTGCCCTTTTTCAACCAACTGTTGAGGCAATGCAGCAACTTGTTGCCCTGATCCATACCTTACAGTTGGCAACGCCTTCGTCCCACGAGCTTGCGTCCCCTGAATCGTTCAATCTCCCGCTTAGCCCCGATCTCCTGATGCCCTACGTCAGTGAGGAAGCATATGAGGTTGCGGAAGCTTTGCAGCAGGAAAAGGAGCCAGGGGTCAGGAGTCAGGAGTTGGGAGTTGGGGGAGATGGGGAAGATTGCTTGACTTCCCCATCTTCCCTATTGTCCCCATCCTCCCCGTCCCCCTATCCTCTTCAGTCCTCACTTCTGACGATCGAAGCGCTGACTTCCTATCTGCTCTGGTCAGTGGTTCGTAGTTCCTACATCACCATGCAGTTGATTGAGGGCGTCCGCGCTCAGCAGCAGGTAGATGAAACCTGGACACCCGGAATGGTTCGGTTGGCAATCCTACTAATTGTTAAAACTCCTGAATTGGATACGTGCTTTGACCTGGCAACAGGTTGCCGCCCCCAATCCCTGCTTGCTGAGGACGAAGTTTTGCGATTGGATGATCATGGGTGGTTCGCAGGACGATCGCCCAGCCTGCCCCATCAATTGGGCGATCGCGTTGAAAACCAACTCCAGGTACTGCTCCAACAAATTCAAGCCACAAATCCTTTTATCGCCCCATTGCTGGAAGGGTTATCCCTGCCCCTCCTGCAACCGGGGCAGAACTGGCAAATGGCTGAAATCCGACTCCAGTTGGGGTTTGAGTTTACCGTTGGGGAAGCAGAATCGATGACTTACCAGACTTCCTACATCCAATCTGACCTGGTTGAAGCTGAATTGCTAGAAGAGACCGCGATCGCGGAAACCAGTTCCCAGATCTTTTCAGTTGTTGCCCCTGCTTCCCAGGTATCTGTCGTAGAACTGCCTTGCCAACCGTTTAGTACATCAACCCTGGTGCGCCTGAGCGACCCAGAAACGCTGGAGCGTTATAGCCAAACCCTGACCCATCAGCACACTCTCAGGGCGATCGCCTCCCTGCAACAAAGCCAATTACCCAATGACCCCCATGAGCACCTGCTCCACATCATCACTAAAGCCGATGAGATCGTCCACGGCACCCATCCAATCAGTGCCTCAGGAATTTATCTTCAGCAGCCAATCCGGTTAATGCAGGAGTTGATGCCCAAACTGCTATGGCAAATTACCCGCAGTTCCTATGAAGTGATGCAACTCATGGGAGGGGTTGAAGTATCTATTCTGCAACCGGGGTTCCACTGGCAACAAGGCACCCTTCGATTACTGCCAGCTTTATGGTTTCAGGCATCTAGCGTTAATTGTGCGATCGACCTTGCGACAGGAAGAGTTGTTCTGTCTCCAAATGAGTTTTTGCCACCTGAA from Kovacikia minuta CCNUW1 carries:
- a CDS encoding nucleoside triphosphate pyrophosphohydrolase family protein, with product MIQVPLPSVGSSPAGHKHTELVHSDYPPFHLAPLSQTVLQIPDPSFLNHPTAASALFQPTVEAMQQLVALIHTLQLATPSSHELASPESFNLPLSPDLLMPYVSEEAYEVAEALQQEKEPGVRSQELGVGGDGEDCLTSPSSLLSPSSPSPYPLQSSLLTIEALTSYLLWSVVRSSYITMQLIEGVRAQQQVDETWTPGMVRLAILLIVKTPELDTCFDLATGCRPQSLLAEDEVLRLDDHGWFAGRSPSLPHQLGDRVENQLQVLLQQIQATNPFIAPLLEGLSLPLLQPGQNWQMAEIRLQLGFEFTVGEAESMTYQTSYIQSDLVEAELLEETAIAETSSQIFSVVAPASQVSVVELPCQPFSTSTLVRLSDPETLERYSQTLTHQHTLRAIASLQQSQLPNDPHEHLLHIITKADEIVHGTHPISASGIYLQQPIRLMQELMPKLLWQITRSSYEVMQLMGGVEVSILQPGFHWQQGTLRLLPALWFQASSVNCAIDLATGRVVLSPNEFLPPETVCQIKISPASKIPLQPSQFQHPLLVEELLSLIKQQIYKATPEIYLWMDGTPVEWLQGRQDWKEGTLHLKLGLEFMPDVHLCLS